Proteins encoded by one window of Cyclobacteriaceae bacterium:
- a CDS encoding Uma2 family endonuclease, with amino-acid sequence MIEVRDPIALYNKTRFTVEEYLTFEKENPEKHEFFKGEIFAMSGASPRHNVIFSNLFGELVTKLKGSLCKPYGSDLRIHIPENTLFTYPDISVICGDIVTSEADQDTAILPTVLIEILPPSTRNYDRGDKFKLYRDIPSLKEYVLVDSESMLVEVYSINERGHWELTEYKSSADTYVLHSLKLSISLMDIYEGTKLQN; translated from the coding sequence ATGATCGAAGTTCGTGATCCGATAGCGCTTTACAACAAGACCAGGTTTACAGTTGAAGAATACCTGACGTTTGAAAAAGAAAATCCGGAGAAACACGAGTTTTTCAAGGGAGAAATATTTGCCATGTCGGGGGCCAGTCCGCGGCACAACGTAATTTTTTCCAATCTCTTCGGAGAATTGGTTACTAAACTAAAGGGCAGTCTGTGTAAACCATACGGAAGCGATCTGCGCATTCATATACCTGAAAACACATTGTTTACGTATCCGGATATTTCCGTCATCTGTGGCGATATTGTTACCAGTGAAGCCGATCAGGATACAGCGATTCTTCCAACGGTGTTGATTGAGATTCTTCCCCCTTCAACACGCAACTACGATCGGGGCGATAAATTCAAATTGTATCGCGATATTCCTTCGCTGAAAGAATATGTACTCGTTGATTCAGAAAGCATGCTCGTTGAGGTATACAGCATCAATGAAAGAGGACATTGGGAGTTGACGGAGTACAAATCGTCAGCCGATACGTATGTTCTTCATTCGCTAAAGTTGAGCATTTCGTTAATGGATATTTACGAAGGCACAAAACTACAGAACTGA